A DNA window from Fragaria vesca subsp. vesca linkage group LG3, FraVesHawaii_1.0, whole genome shotgun sequence contains the following coding sequences:
- the LOC101311446 gene encoding sphingosine kinase B-like, protein MDRPDSSRPVLSDRVLINGVVTPLTFFADGVLRWTERRQRTLIVEKEVLGLKVEGPKIRIGALVHAGAGICCVASGGGGGGALVRRDLVFEPLSEDLRKLWCQKLLDFIDSLGRPRRLLVFVNPFGGSKAASKIFADEVKPLFDDAGVQLTLQETQYQLHAKEVVKTLDLSKYDGIVCVSGDGVLVEVVNGLLEREDWDTAIKMPLGVVPAGTGNGMAKSLLESVGEPCKVTNAVLAIIRGHKRSLDVSTIWQGKTKFFSVLMLAWGLVADVDIESEKYRWMGSARLDIYAIQRIVHLRQYNGSISFVPAPGFEGFGEPTSYKDGGESTNTDPSQEKPVKVRQLGYEGPDISLENMNWRTIEGPFVSVWLHNVPWGGEETKAAPDAEFSDGYLDVIIMKACPKLSLLSLMTGLSRGTHVKSPYVSYFKVKAFVLEPGARAEDPTKEGIVDSDGEVLARGKGAYKCQQKTLMSYDKLQITVDQGLATLFTPEQNIHFS, encoded by the exons ATGGACCGGCCCGACTCCTCTCGGCCCGTCCTATCCGACCGTGTCCTTATAAACGGCGTCGTCACGCCGCTCACGTTCTTTGCCGACGGCGTTCTCCGGTGGACGGAGCGACGCCAGCGGACCTTGATCGTCGAGAAGGAGGTCCTCGGCCTCAAAGTGGAGGGTCCGAAGATCAGAATCGGAGCTCTGGTCCACGCCGGAGCTGGAATCTGCTGCGTCGCGAGCGGAGGAGGAGGAGGAGGAGCTCTGGTCAGGCGGGACTTGGTGTTCGAGCCTCTCTCCGAGGACTTGCGGAAGCTCTGGTGCCAGAAGCTTCTGGATTTCATCGATTCGCTTG GAAGGCCGAGGAGGCTGTTAGTTTTTGTGAATCCATTCGGAGGGAGCAAAGCTGCTTCGAAGATATTCGCAGATGAAGTGAAGCCGCTTTTTGATGATGCTGGTGTTCAGCTTACACTGCAAG AAACTCAGTATCAACTGCATGCCAAGGAAGTTGTGAAAACTCTGGATCTTTCCAAGTATGATGGCATTGTTTGCGTTAGTGGGGATGGAGTCTTGGTTGAG GTAGTAAATGGACTCCTTGAGAGAGAAGATTGGGACACTGCAATTAAGATGCCTCTTGGAGTAGTTCCTGCAG GTACTGGGAATGGAATGGCGAAATCTCTTCTAGAGTCTGTTGGTGAACCTTGTAAAGTGACGAATGCTGTTCTCGCCATTATTAGAG GACATAAGCGATCATTGGATGTATCTACCATATGGCAGGGGAAGACAAAATTTTTTAGCGTGTTGATGCTTGCATGGG GCTTAGTAGCAGATGTTGACATTGAGTCTGAAAAGTATAGGTGGATGGGAAGTGCTCGTTTAGATATCTAT GCCATTCAACGAATTGTGCATTTGAGGCAATATAACGGATCTATTTCTTTTGTGCCTGCACCTGGCTTCGAAGGTTTTGGGGAGCCTACTAGTTACAAGGACGGTGGTGAATCGACAAACACTGATCCAAGTCAAGAGAAGCCTGTTAAGGTTCGACAACTTGGCTATGAGGGTCCTGATATTAGCTTGGAGAACATGAACTGGAGAACAATTGAAGGACCGTTTGTTTCAGTGTGGCTTCACAATGTACCTTGGGGAGGTGAAGAAACAAAGGCAGCTCCTGATGCCGAG TTCTCAGATGGCTATCTAGATGTTATAATTATGAAGGCTTGTCCAAAGTTATCCTTGCTCTCGCTAATGACAGGGTTGAGCAGGGGGACTCATGTCAAGTCACCATATGTGTCGTACTTCAAG GTGAAAGCATTTGTTTTGGAGCCTGGTGCTCGTGCTGAGGATCCAACGAAGGAAGGGATAGTAGACTCGGATGGTGAGGTACTCGCTAGAGGCAAAGGAGCATACAAATGTCAGCAGAAGACACTAATGTCATACGATAAACTTCAAATAACTGTGGATCAAGGTTTGGCCACTCTGTTTACCCCAGAACAGAATATACACTTTTCATGA